A window of Diospyros lotus cultivar Yz01 chromosome 14, ASM1463336v1, whole genome shotgun sequence contains these coding sequences:
- the LOC127789761 gene encoding uncharacterized protein At1g15400 has protein sequence MAGLQRSVTSFRRQGSSGLVWDDKFLSELNQLNQKEDDDDKARDQQGEQAKEAKPSRSAAAVGSINTIERSRSSGGGGRAFRTGKVSPAIEPPSPRVSACGFCSTFGKKKDKPRRRPRSGKRRT, from the coding sequence ATGGCTGGCTTACAGAGATCGGTAACATCATTCAGGAGGCAAGGCTCATCGGGGCTTGTATGGGACGACAAGTTCCTTTCTGAATTGAACCAGCTCAACCAAAAGGAAGACGACGACGACAAAGCTCGAGACCAACAAGGAGAACAGGCCAAGGAGGCGAAGCCTTCGAGATCCGCCGCGGCCGTTGGATCGATCAACACAATTGAGCGGAGCCGATCCAGCGGAGGCGGCGGCCGCGCCTTCCGCACCGGCAAGGTGTCGCCGGCGATAGAGCCGCCTTCGCCTCGGGTGTCGGCGTGTGGATTCTGCAGCACTTTTGGGAAGAAGAAGGACAAACCCCGTCGCCGGCCTAGGTCCGGCAAGCGTAGGACATGA